Proteins encoded within one genomic window of Xylophilus sp. GOD-11R:
- a CDS encoding tripartite tricarboxylate transporter substrate binding protein, producing the protein MKRLDTAPARGFFAPDRRGLLQAGLACVCAASGIAQAQTPFPSRPIRLVVPFGTGGVTDTSARLIADKLGQVLGQPVVVDNRAGAAGNIGTQQVAQSDPDGYTLLLGYDGTMVVNPNVYAKVPFDPIKDFAPIGKIGNAVLVIVVNPQVPAHNFQELMAWGKSQPGGISFGTSGTGSTTHLAGESLKQRTGIPLVHVPYKGGGQALTDVVGGVLPMLFPALAGAAPFIKSGQVRAIAVSSAERTPAFPEIPTLLESGVKDFVFDSWVGLLAPAKTPRPVVDRLDRALQEVLRMPDTRERLAALGIVATPGTPQEYGRQIAYDLDRYKAIVKTANIRID; encoded by the coding sequence ATGAAGCGACTCGACACCGCCCCCGCCCGGGGGTTTTTCGCACCCGACCGGCGCGGCCTTCTGCAGGCCGGCCTTGCATGCGTATGCGCCGCCAGCGGCATCGCCCAGGCGCAGACGCCCTTTCCCTCGCGGCCGATCCGTCTGGTGGTGCCTTTCGGCACCGGCGGCGTCACCGACACCAGCGCCCGGCTCATCGCCGACAAGCTCGGCCAGGTGCTGGGCCAGCCGGTGGTGGTGGACAACCGGGCGGGCGCCGCCGGCAACATCGGCACCCAGCAGGTCGCCCAGTCCGACCCCGACGGCTACACCCTGCTGCTCGGCTACGACGGCACCATGGTGGTCAACCCGAACGTCTATGCCAAGGTGCCCTTCGACCCGATCAAGGACTTCGCGCCCATCGGCAAGATCGGCAACGCGGTGCTGGTGATCGTGGTCAACCCGCAGGTGCCGGCGCACAACTTCCAGGAGCTGATGGCCTGGGGCAAGAGCCAGCCCGGCGGCATCTCCTTCGGCACCTCGGGCACCGGCAGCACTACGCATCTGGCGGGCGAAAGCCTGAAGCAGCGCACCGGCATTCCACTGGTGCACGTGCCCTACAAGGGTGGCGGCCAGGCGCTGACCGACGTGGTCGGCGGCGTGTTGCCGATGCTGTTCCCGGCGCTCGCCGGCGCCGCGCCCTTCATCAAGAGCGGCCAGGTGCGCGCCATCGCGGTGTCGTCGGCCGAACGCACGCCGGCCTTTCCGGAGATACCGACGCTGCTGGAGAGCGGCGTGAAAGACTTCGTCTTCGACTCCTGGGTCGGCCTGCTCGCCCCGGCGAAGACGCCGCGCCCGGTCGTCGACCGCCTCGACCGCGCTCTGCAGGAAGTGCTGCGCATGCCCGACACCCGCGAGCGCCTGGCCGCCCTCGGTATCGTCGCCACACCCGGCACGCCGCAGGAATACGGCCGCCAGATCGCCTACGACCTGGACCGCTATAAGGCGATCGTGAAAACCGCCAACATCCGGATCGACTGA
- the leuC gene encoding 3-isopropylmalate dehydratase large subunit encodes MSTLFDKIWDAHRVARNDAGDELVYIDRHLVHEVSSPQAFTALAEAGRGIRSNARHIAVQDHNVPTTADRLSYIASPESAAQIEALRGNARRTGMRLLDLDDARQGIVHVVAPEQGWVLPGSTVACGDSHTATLGALGALACGVGTSEVEHLMSTQSLWMRKPLTLGIEIAGTLGPGVYAKDLALAVIHRIGTGGGVGHAIEYYGPAVRALSIEARLTLCNMTIEAGSRFGLVAPDATTIAYLRERVKGAAREHFDAAVAAWAHLHTDDPADYRRRVAMDAAAVVPTATWGTTPADSAALTGRVGDGTPAGDATEQERIAAALAYMGLETGQAMSSVPIDIAFIGSCTNSRIEDLRAAAGIVRGQRIAAGVRGLVVPGSTQVKHEAEAEGLAQVFVDAGFEWRESGCSMCIGMNGDSVGAGQRCASTSNRNFENRQGQGGRTHLLSPAAVAASALRGRLTDPREVMA; translated from the coding sequence ATGAGCACGCTGTTCGACAAGATCTGGGACGCCCACCGGGTGGCCCGCAACGACGCCGGCGACGAGCTGGTCTACATCGACCGCCACCTGGTGCACGAGGTGTCGAGCCCGCAGGCCTTCACCGCGCTGGCCGAGGCCGGCCGGGGCATCCGCTCCAACGCGCGGCACATCGCGGTGCAGGACCACAACGTGCCCACCACCGCCGACCGGCTGAGTTACATCGCCAGCCCCGAGAGCGCGGCGCAGATCGAGGCCCTGCGCGGCAACGCCCGCCGCACCGGCATGCGCCTGCTCGACCTCGACGACGCCCGCCAGGGCATCGTGCACGTGGTCGCGCCGGAACAGGGCTGGGTGCTGCCCGGCTCCACCGTGGCCTGTGGCGACTCCCACACCGCCACGCTCGGCGCCCTCGGTGCGCTGGCCTGCGGGGTCGGCACCTCCGAGGTCGAGCACCTGATGAGCACCCAGAGCCTGTGGATGCGCAAGCCGCTCACGCTGGGCATCGAGATCGCCGGCACCCTGGGGCCCGGCGTCTACGCCAAGGACCTGGCCCTGGCCGTGATCCACCGCATCGGCACCGGCGGCGGCGTGGGCCATGCCATCGAGTACTACGGCCCCGCCGTGCGCGCCCTGTCCATCGAGGCGCGGCTGACCCTCTGCAACATGACCATCGAGGCCGGCTCGCGCTTCGGCCTGGTCGCCCCCGACGCCACCACCATCGCCTACCTGCGCGAGCGGGTGAAGGGCGCGGCGCGCGAGCACTTCGACGCCGCCGTCGCCGCCTGGGCCCACCTGCACACCGACGACCCGGCCGACTACCGCCGCCGCGTCGCCATGGACGCTGCAGCGGTGGTGCCCACCGCCACCTGGGGTACCACGCCTGCCGACAGCGCCGCGCTCACCGGCCGGGTCGGCGACGGCACGCCCGCGGGCGACGCCACCGAGCAGGAACGCATCGCCGCCGCCCTGGCCTACATGGGCCTGGAGACCGGCCAGGCGATGTCGTCCGTGCCGATCGACATCGCCTTCATCGGCTCCTGCACCAACTCCCGCATCGAAGACCTGCGCGCGGCCGCCGGCATCGTGCGCGGCCAGCGCATCGCCGCCGGGGTGCGCGGCCTGGTGGTGCCGGGCTCCACCCAGGTCAAGCACGAGGCCGAGGCCGAAGGGCTGGCCCAGGTCTTCGTCGACGCCGGCTTCGAATGGCGCGAATCGGGCTGCTCGATGTGCATCGGCATGAACGGCGACAGCGTGGGTGCGGGCCAGCGCTGCGCCTCCACCTCCAACCGCAATTTCGAGAACCGCCAGGGCCAGGGTGGCCGCACCCACCTGCTCAGCCCCGCCGCCGTGGCCGCCTCGGCCCTGCGCGGCCGGCTGACCGACCCGCGCGAGGTGATGGCATGA
- a CDS encoding 3-isopropylmalate dehydratase small subunit produces the protein MKRSVTTVAGHAALINRDDIDTDALFPAPYLRLTQRSGMGRYLFADWRADARPEVAFMQAAEPPRFLVGAVNFGCGSSREQAVWALADYGVQAVLAMSFGDIFRNNCVKNDVVAATLSPDDHATLVKALAANPGAELRLDIASRTLQLPGDLDLPVVLAEGHAEQLLSAEDHIARTLHYTDALQAYEDRVKSEQPWLARID, from the coding sequence ATGAAACGCAGCGTGACCACCGTGGCCGGCCATGCCGCCCTCATCAACCGCGACGACATCGATACCGACGCGCTGTTTCCCGCGCCCTATCTGCGGCTGACCCAGCGCAGCGGCATGGGCCGCTACCTGTTCGCCGACTGGCGCGCCGACGCGCGACCGGAAGTGGCCTTCATGCAGGCCGCCGAGCCGCCGCGCTTTCTGGTGGGCGCGGTCAATTTCGGCTGCGGCTCCTCGCGCGAGCAAGCCGTCTGGGCGCTGGCCGACTACGGCGTGCAGGCGGTGCTGGCGATGTCCTTCGGCGACATCTTCCGCAACAACTGCGTGAAGAACGACGTGGTCGCCGCCACGCTGTCCCCGGACGACCATGCCACGCTGGTGAAGGCCCTGGCCGCGAACCCCGGCGCCGAACTGCGGCTCGACATCGCCTCGCGCACCCTGCAGCTGCCGGGCGACCTCGATCTGCCGGTGGTGCTGGCCGAGGGCCATGCCGAGCAGCTGCTGTCGGCCGAAGACCACATCGCCCGCACCCTGCACTACACCGACGCGCTGCAGGCCTACGAGGACCGCGTCAAATCCGAGCAGCCCTGGCTTGCCCGGATCGATTGA
- a CDS encoding isocitrate lyase/PEP mutase family protein, with the protein MANPLLKQKLAAGEFLVIPGVQDMIATVMADKVGFDFVYGSGYWLTASALGLPDAGIATYTEMVDRMRTVCRTTKAAVIADADTGYGGLLNVHHTVRGYEAAGVTAIQIEDQEFPKKCGHTPFKRCVPVEDMVEKIKVAAEAREDKENFLIIARTDARASLGVDEAMRRLEAFDKAGADILFFEAPQSEEEMRRACAAFDKPMLANMADGGKTPILPAKVLEEIGYSLAIFPAMTSLAAAAAMEAALRNLKQSGTSLSPDVPLADFNEFCSLIGFEEVWNFEKRWAR; encoded by the coding sequence ATGGCAAATCCCCTCCTCAAGCAGAAGCTCGCCGCCGGCGAATTCCTGGTGATCCCCGGCGTGCAGGACATGATCGCCACGGTCATGGCCGACAAGGTCGGTTTCGACTTCGTCTATGGCAGCGGCTACTGGCTGACCGCCTCCGCGCTGGGCCTGCCGGACGCCGGCATCGCCACCTATACCGAGATGGTCGACCGCATGCGCACCGTCTGCCGCACCACCAAGGCGGCCGTCATCGCCGACGCCGACACCGGCTACGGCGGCCTGCTCAACGTGCACCACACGGTGCGCGGCTACGAGGCCGCCGGTGTCACCGCCATCCAGATCGAGGACCAGGAATTCCCCAAGAAGTGCGGCCACACGCCGTTCAAGCGCTGCGTGCCGGTGGAGGACATGGTCGAGAAGATCAAGGTGGCCGCCGAGGCGCGCGAGGACAAGGAGAACTTCCTCATCATCGCCCGCACCGACGCCCGCGCCAGCCTGGGCGTGGACGAGGCGATGCGCCGGCTGGAGGCCTTCGACAAGGCCGGCGCCGACATCCTGTTCTTCGAGGCGCCGCAGTCCGAGGAAGAGATGCGCCGTGCCTGCGCCGCCTTCGACAAACCCATGCTCGCCAACATGGCCGACGGCGGCAAGACGCCGATCCTGCCGGCCAAGGTGCTCGAAGAGATCGGCTACTCGCTCGCCATCTTCCCGGCCATGACCAGCCTGGCCGCCGCCGCCGCCATGGAAGCCGCGCTGCGCAACCTCAAGCAGTCGGGCACCAGCCTGAGCCCGGACGTTCCCCTGGCCGACTTCAACGAGTTCTGCAGCCTGATCGGCTTCGAGGAAGTGTGGAACTTCGAGAAACGCTGGGCCCGCTGA
- a CDS encoding zinc-dependent alcohol dehydrogenase family protein has translation MKARAAVLREMGAAYPYADSRPLRIEEVELAPPGPGEVLIRIAAAGLCHSDLSVINGDRPRPMPMALGHEASAVVVETGAGVQDLVVGDHVVVVFMPSCGHCQPCAGGRPALCEPGAAANGAGTLLSGARRISQVGQPVNHHLGCSVFADHAVVSRHSVVKIDADIPLVEAALFGCAVLTGVGAVINTAKLQAGQSAAVIGLGGVGLAALIGARAAGARQLVAVDLSDDKLAQARELGATHTVNARDTDAAARIRELSGGGVEFAFEFAGSIRALELAYAITARGGTTVTAGLPPAGATMALPAVSLVAEERTLKGSYIGTCVPSRDIPRYIELYRQGRLPVDRLLSGRLQLDDINQGFDQLHEGKAVRQVVVFPEL, from the coding sequence ATGAAAGCCAGAGCCGCCGTGCTGCGCGAAATGGGCGCAGCCTATCCCTATGCCGACAGCCGCCCGCTGCGCATCGAGGAAGTCGAACTCGCGCCGCCCGGCCCGGGCGAGGTGCTGATCCGCATCGCCGCCGCCGGGCTGTGCCACTCCGACCTCTCGGTCATCAACGGCGACCGCCCCCGGCCGATGCCGATGGCGCTCGGCCACGAAGCTTCGGCCGTGGTGGTGGAGACCGGTGCCGGCGTGCAGGACCTGGTCGTGGGCGACCATGTGGTGGTCGTGTTCATGCCCAGCTGTGGCCACTGCCAGCCCTGCGCCGGCGGCCGCCCCGCCTTGTGCGAGCCCGGCGCCGCGGCCAACGGCGCGGGCACGCTGCTGTCGGGCGCGCGTCGCATTTCGCAGGTCGGCCAGCCGGTCAACCACCACCTGGGTTGCTCGGTCTTCGCCGACCACGCGGTGGTGTCGCGCCACTCGGTGGTGAAGATCGACGCGGACATCCCGCTGGTGGAAGCGGCGCTTTTCGGCTGCGCGGTGCTGACCGGTGTCGGCGCCGTCATCAACACGGCGAAGCTGCAGGCCGGCCAGAGCGCGGCCGTCATCGGCCTGGGCGGCGTCGGGCTGGCCGCGCTGATCGGTGCGCGTGCGGCCGGTGCGCGGCAACTGGTGGCGGTGGACCTGTCCGACGACAAGCTGGCCCAGGCCCGCGAGCTCGGCGCCACCCACACCGTCAACGCGCGCGATACCGACGCGGCGGCCAGGATCCGCGAACTGAGCGGCGGCGGCGTGGAGTTCGCCTTCGAGTTCGCCGGATCGATCCGCGCGCTGGAACTGGCCTATGCCATCACCGCGCGTGGCGGCACCACCGTCACCGCCGGGCTGCCACCGGCCGGCGCCACCATGGCGCTGCCGGCCGTGAGCCTGGTGGCCGAGGAGCGCACGCTCAAGGGCAGCTACATCGGCACCTGCGTGCCCTCGCGTGACATTCCGCGCTACATCGAGCTCTATCGCCAGGGCCGCCTGCCGGTGGACCGCCTGCTCAGCGGCCGGCTGCAGCTCGACGACATCAACCAGGGCTTCGACCAGCTGCACGAAGGCAAGGCCGTGCGCCAGGTCGTGGTGTTCCCCGAACTCTGA
- a CDS encoding LysR substrate-binding domain-containing protein gives MDLRQLRYFIAIASAESLSRASVTVGVTQSALTRQLQLLEEELGLPLLRRTGHGVTLTEAGERFLESANDIVTRADGAVREMQAMRKSTAGSVVLGIPPMLAETLLVPLVSRFSHDFPDVSLRVRDAISGYILEWLIAGEVDVAVVYNVPKRAKLALETLISDELMLVGAAGHGAMTTDAPIDLAEALKLPLVLPSPHHGLRDVIDTAAALLPAQPNIRLEVEGMHSLIRLAEEGFAYTFLPFGSISYHVAHGLLAARPIVNPTVPSVLSVAMSTKRPATQAMKQLFRYIREDVGRLLETQVWQERKPTAEA, from the coding sequence ATGGATCTGCGCCAGCTCCGTTATTTCATCGCCATCGCCTCAGCCGAAAGCCTGTCGCGCGCATCGGTCACCGTCGGGGTCACGCAGTCGGCGCTGACGCGCCAGCTGCAGCTGCTCGAAGAAGAGCTCGGCCTGCCGCTGCTGCGGCGCACCGGCCACGGCGTGACGCTGACCGAGGCGGGCGAGCGTTTTCTGGAGTCGGCCAACGACATCGTCACGCGCGCCGACGGCGCGGTGCGCGAGATGCAGGCCATGCGCAAAAGCACGGCCGGCAGCGTGGTGCTGGGCATTCCGCCGATGCTGGCCGAGACCCTGCTGGTGCCGCTGGTCAGCCGCTTCAGCCACGACTTCCCCGACGTGTCGCTGCGGGTGCGCGACGCCATCAGCGGCTACATCCTCGAATGGCTGATTGCCGGCGAGGTCGACGTGGCGGTGGTCTACAACGTGCCCAAGCGGGCCAAGCTGGCGCTGGAAACCCTGATCTCCGACGAGCTGATGCTGGTCGGCGCGGCCGGCCACGGGGCCATGACCACCGACGCGCCGATCGACCTGGCCGAGGCGCTCAAGCTACCGCTGGTGCTGCCCAGCCCGCACCACGGCCTGCGCGACGTGATCGACACGGCGGCGGCGCTGCTGCCGGCGCAGCCCAACATCCGCCTGGAGGTGGAGGGCATGCATTCGCTGATTCGGCTGGCCGAGGAAGGCTTCGCCTACACCTTCCTGCCCTTCGGTTCCATTTCGTACCACGTGGCCCACGGCCTGCTGGCCGCGCGCCCCATCGTCAACCCGACGGTGCCCAGCGTGCTGTCGGTGGCCATGTCGACCAAGCGGCCGGCCACGCAGGCGATGAAGCAGCTGTTCCGCTACATCCGCGAGGACGTCGGCCGGCTGCTGGAAACGCAGGTCTGGCAGGAACGCAAGCCGACGGCCGAGGCCTGA
- a CDS encoding LysR substrate-binding domain-containing protein codes for MEQGLDHSRIAAEPATRRGLSVGVPPLIAESLVVPVVRRFVRQNPGLALRLHEDPSVELLDLTALGEIDLAIVYNVSPRAALQLETVAQDDLQLIGAAHRPPMRTPGPIALAEVLGLPLFMPRSGAGLHGMLDEAARQRGVMPDISFRIDGIAPILSLVREGLGFTCLPYSAVASRIANGELRARPIVDPVLPGVLSIAASATRPRSDAMERFCRCIRDEPILRLSDSARRRPGSASIDEARITGMSTDARRAAPP; via the coding sequence ATGGAACAGGGTCTCGACCACTCGCGCATCGCTGCGGAACCGGCCACGCGGAGAGGGCTGTCAGTGGGCGTGCCGCCGCTCATCGCCGAATCGCTCGTCGTGCCGGTGGTGCGCCGTTTCGTGCGGCAGAACCCGGGTCTGGCGCTGCGCCTGCACGAAGACCCGAGCGTGGAGCTGCTCGACCTCACCGCGCTCGGCGAGATCGACCTGGCCATCGTCTACAACGTGTCGCCGCGCGCCGCGCTGCAGCTGGAGACGGTGGCGCAGGACGACCTGCAGCTGATCGGCGCCGCGCACCGCCCGCCGATGCGCACGCCCGGGCCGATCGCGCTGGCCGAGGTGCTCGGTCTGCCGCTGTTCATGCCGCGCTCGGGCGCCGGGTTGCACGGCATGCTCGACGAGGCGGCGCGCCAGCGCGGGGTGATGCCCGACATCTCCTTTCGCATCGACGGCATCGCGCCCATCCTGAGCCTGGTGCGCGAAGGCCTGGGTTTCACCTGCCTGCCGTATTCGGCGGTGGCCTCGCGCATCGCCAACGGCGAACTGCGCGCCCGGCCCATCGTCGACCCGGTGCTGCCCGGCGTGCTGTCGATCGCGGCCAGCGCCACGCGGCCGCGCAGCGACGCCATGGAGCGCTTCTGTCGCTGCATCCGCGACGAGCCGATCCTGCGCCTGAGCGACTCGGCCCGGCGGCGACCGGGCTCCGCCTCGATCGACGAAGCGCGAATAACAGGTATGAGTACCGATGCGCGAAGGGCGGCGCCTCCTTAG
- a CDS encoding ABC transporter ATP-binding protein, which produces MPDSIPAGLQPRPAPRHPQAGESPAPDDFILETRGLGKQFKGFAAVCDVNLKVRRGTIHAVIGPNGAGKTTTFNLLTKFLQPSSGTILFNGRDITRDSAVQIARQGVVRSFQISAVFPKLTVLENVRVALQRKAGLATQFWRSEKSLRVLDDTAMRLLGEVDLQGFADTATVHLAYGRKRALEIATTLAMEPELMLLDEPTAGMGHEDIDTVTALIRKVAAQRTIVMVEHNLGVVSTLSDTITVMQRGSVLAEGPYEEVSRNPAVLEAYVGTQTDD; this is translated from the coding sequence ATGCCAGACAGCATTCCAGCCGGACTGCAGCCGCGCCCTGCCCCGCGCCATCCGCAGGCCGGTGAAAGCCCCGCCCCGGACGACTTCATCCTGGAGACGCGCGGCCTCGGCAAGCAGTTCAAGGGCTTCGCCGCCGTGTGCGACGTGAACCTGAAAGTGCGACGCGGCACCATCCACGCGGTGATCGGCCCCAACGGCGCGGGCAAGACCACCACCTTCAACCTGCTGACCAAGTTCCTGCAGCCCAGCAGCGGCACCATCCTGTTCAACGGCCGCGACATCACCCGCGACAGCGCGGTGCAGATCGCCCGCCAGGGCGTGGTGCGCTCCTTCCAGATCTCGGCGGTGTTCCCCAAGCTCACCGTGCTGGAGAACGTACGGGTGGCGCTGCAACGCAAGGCGGGGCTGGCCACGCAGTTCTGGCGCTCCGAGAAAAGCCTGCGTGTGCTCGACGACACCGCCATGCGCCTGCTCGGCGAGGTCGACCTGCAGGGCTTCGCCGACACCGCCACCGTCCACCTCGCCTATGGCCGCAAGCGCGCGCTGGAGATCGCCACCACGCTGGCGATGGAGCCCGAGCTGATGCTGCTCGACGAACCCACCGCCGGCATGGGCCACGAGGACATCGACACCGTCACCGCGCTGATCCGCAAGGTGGCGGCACAACGCACCATCGTCATGGTGGAACACAACCTGGGCGTGGTGTCCACGCTCTCGGACACCATCACCGTCATGCAGCGCGGCTCGGTACTGGCCGAAGGGCCGTACGAGGAGGTGTCGCGCAATCCGGCGGTGCTCGAAGCCTATGTAGGAACCCAGACCGATGACTGA
- a CDS encoding ABC transporter ATP-binding protein has product MTDASPLDAAAVPLRIRGLNAWYGESHVLHGVDMEVRRGELITLLGRNGAGRTSTLKSIMGMVGQRRGSVVVNGVETIALAPHRMAPLGVGYCPEERAIFASLTTEENLLLPPVLQEGGMTIDEIYEMFPNLLERRHSPGTRLSGGEQQMLALARILRTGAKLLLLDEITEGLAPVIVKTLGRVLRLLKQRGFTIVLVEQNFRFASGIADRHFFMEHGRIKAVLGRHELAERADELHQWLGV; this is encoded by the coding sequence ATGACTGACGCCTCCCCCCTGGACGCCGCCGCCGTGCCGCTGCGCATCCGCGGCCTCAACGCCTGGTACGGCGAATCGCACGTGCTGCACGGCGTGGACATGGAAGTGCGGCGCGGCGAACTGATCACCCTGCTCGGGCGCAACGGCGCCGGCCGCACCAGCACGCTCAAGTCGATCATGGGCATGGTCGGCCAGCGGCGCGGCTCGGTGGTGGTCAACGGCGTGGAGACCATCGCCCTGGCGCCGCACCGCATGGCGCCGCTGGGCGTGGGCTACTGCCCGGAGGAACGCGCCATCTTCGCCTCGCTCACCACCGAAGAAAACCTGCTGCTGCCGCCGGTGCTGCAGGAAGGCGGCATGACGATCGACGAGATCTACGAGATGTTCCCCAACCTGCTGGAGCGCCGGCACAGCCCCGGCACCCGGCTGTCCGGCGGCGAGCAGCAGATGCTGGCGCTCGCGCGCATCCTGCGCACCGGCGCCAAGCTGCTGCTGCTCGACGAGATCACCGAAGGGCTGGCGCCGGTCATCGTCAAGACGCTGGGCCGGGTGCTGCGACTGCTCAAGCAGCGGGGTTTCACCATCGTGCTGGTGGAGCAGAACTTCCGCTTCGCCTCGGGCATCGCCGACCGCCATTTCTTCATGGAACACGGGCGCATCAAGGCGGTGCTGGGCCGGCACGAACTGGCAGAACGCGCCGACGAACTGCACCAGTGGCTGGGCGTCTGA
- a CDS encoding ABC transporter substrate-binding protein yields MTSTTLRRLAAGIAAAGLACSLAAQPAGGKLSDGRVRFGVLTDMSGVYSDLAGPGSLLAAQMAVEDFGGKVLGAPVDIVSADHQNKTDLAANTARQWFDTQQVDAIVDLVSSPVSLAVMEIAKQKNKVAFVNGSGTSRVTNDSCNANTVHTSWDSYSQSYSLVDAMVKQGGDSWFFVTLDNAGGQSVERDGMAAVKAAGAKVVGNVRFPLNTADFSSFVLQAQASKAKVIGLIASGADTVNAVKAINEFGLTRQQKVVAMVTFLPEIHSLGLQAAQGLILNEAFYWDTDADTRKFSERFFAKSKKMPDAVHAGVYSSITHYLRAVQAAGTDDAAAVMKKMKETPVKDFYARGGSIREDGRMVFDMRLVQVKKPAESKKPWDYYDIVATIAADQAFQPLSKSTCTLVKK; encoded by the coding sequence ATGACATCCACCACCCTTCGACGCCTCGCCGCCGGCATCGCCGCCGCCGGCCTGGCCTGTTCCCTGGCCGCGCAGCCGGCCGGCGGCAAACTCTCCGACGGCCGGGTGCGTTTCGGCGTGCTGACCGACATGTCGGGCGTGTACTCCGACCTCGCCGGCCCCGGCTCGCTGCTGGCCGCGCAGATGGCGGTGGAAGACTTCGGCGGCAAGGTGCTGGGCGCGCCGGTCGACATCGTTTCGGCCGACCACCAGAACAAGACCGACCTGGCCGCCAATACCGCGCGCCAGTGGTTCGACACCCAGCAGGTCGACGCCATCGTCGACCTCGTCAGCTCGCCGGTGTCGCTGGCGGTGATGGAGATCGCCAAGCAGAAGAACAAGGTGGCCTTCGTCAACGGCTCGGGCACCTCACGGGTCACCAACGACAGCTGCAACGCCAACACGGTGCACACCTCCTGGGACAGCTATTCGCAGTCCTACAGCCTGGTGGACGCCATGGTGAAACAGGGCGGCGACAGCTGGTTCTTCGTCACGCTCGACAACGCCGGTGGCCAGAGCGTGGAGCGCGACGGCATGGCCGCCGTCAAGGCCGCCGGCGCCAAGGTGGTCGGCAACGTGCGCTTTCCGCTGAACACGGCCGATTTCTCGTCCTTCGTGCTGCAGGCCCAGGCCTCCAAGGCCAAGGTGATCGGATTGATCGCCTCGGGCGCGGACACGGTCAACGCGGTGAAAGCGATCAACGAGTTCGGCCTGACGAGGCAGCAGAAGGTGGTCGCCATGGTCACCTTCCTGCCGGAGATCCACAGCCTCGGGCTGCAGGCCGCGCAGGGGCTGATCCTCAACGAGGCCTTCTACTGGGACACCGACGCCGACACCCGGAAATTCTCCGAACGCTTCTTCGCCAAGAGCAAGAAGATGCCCGACGCGGTGCACGCCGGCGTGTATTCGTCCATCACCCACTACCTGCGCGCGGTGCAGGCCGCCGGCACCGACGACGCGGCCGCCGTCATGAAGAAGATGAAGGAGACGCCGGTCAAGGACTTCTACGCCCGCGGCGGGTCGATCCGCGAGGACGGCCGCATGGTCTTCGACATGCGCCTGGTGCAGGTCAAGAAGCCCGCCGAATCGAAGAAACCCTGGGACTACTACGACATCGTCGCCACCATTGCGGCGGACCAGGCCTTCCAGCCGCTGTCCAAAAGCACCTGCACCCTGGTGAAGAAGTGA